The stretch of DNA NNNNNNNNNNNNNNNNNNNNNNNNNNNNNNNNNNNNNNatagtgaaattccatcatgtttgtgatggagactggatgtaggctgcactgcacttagcagctgaaccaggatatatctgggtgtaatcttctacCTCTCTTCCTACtcaattctgtttttactgttcagatgaaaaataaaaaatgtctcgtgtcaagtgacgagacaaaatgaaaatgtctcgtggctagggacgagctaaaaacagaaaagtttcctctaagtccagcaagtgttaacaagcaaaaagggggctaaaattcaacccccccttctcttagccactgaaaccatcaattggtatcagagcttggtctcaaagagatcaagctttgcagatTGGAGTAAAGATCCTCATGGCAGAAAACAGTGGCGCAAATGTGGTGTCTTACAATCTGACTGAAGGtcaatcaagcaacagacctccccttttcaatggaaaaaattatacctattggaaggagaggatgaagatCTTTGTACAGGCAGTAGATTACAGACTTTGGAAGATTATCCTTGAAGGGCCTCAATTTCCAACTACCACAAGTGCTGAAGGGGTAGTCTCTCTCAAACCCGAAGCAAGATGGACCGAGGAAGATAGAAAGAAggtagagttaaatgccaaggcaGTAAACCTGCTTAACTGTGCTATCAACTTTGAGGAGtaccgacgggtatcacgaagcacaacggcaaaggaaatctgggacaagctacaaatcactcatgaaggaaccatTATTGTAAAGAAGACTCGAACAGATATGTTGAACAGAgaatatgaaatgtttacaatgaaggaaggagagtccattgatgaactgtttgAACNNNNNNNNNNNNNNNNNNNNNNNNNNNNNNNNNNNNNNNNNNNNNNNNNNNNNNNNNNNNNNNNNNNNNNNNNNNNNNNNNNNNNNNNNNNNNNNNNNNNNNNNNNNNNNNNNNNNNNNNNNNNNNNNNNNNNNNNNNNNNNNNNNNNNNNNNNNNNNNNNNNNNNNNNNNNNNNNNNNNNNNNNNNNNNNNNNNNNNNNNNNNNNNNNNNNNNNNNNNNNNNNNNNNNNNNNNNNNNNNNNNNNNNNNNNNNNNNNNNNNNNNNNNNNNNNNNNNNNNNNNNNNNNNNNNNNNNNNNNNNNNNNNNNNNNNNNNNNNNNNNNNNNNNNNNNNNNNNNNgtttgtgttgtttgcaaaaaaattcaggaaaatggtgaAACTCAGAGGCAAAGGCAGCAGCTCAAGGAAGATGAAGAAGGGACCTTAGCAAAGTAATCTgttacaattgcaaggaaatggggcatttcaaatctgattgtcccaagttaaaaaaggaagaaaagccaaaaaggggaaaaaaagggactgatggcttcatgggaagatttggaaaatgactcagatgatgatgatgaagaatttgAGACTAAGTCACAGCCTTGTCTCATGGCAAATGAGGTAGAGCAGGTATCTTTTCAAAACCCTgacactgaagaccttcatcttatAATAGATCACCTTtcagaaaaaataagatgttttctaactgagaatcaagatcttgaacaacaaaatttcattcttaaagctgaaaatgattttctcaaagaaaaactaagagaggCCGAAACTGTttgtgatcttgtggaagaGAATAAGCAGTTAAAAGCCCAAGTTAGAAGCTGTGAAAGTGACCATTCTGTCCTTGCATATGTGAATTGTTTTAAGCAAAATGAAAAGTTTCTCAAAGAGGTTAAAAGACTTAAGGAAGACTTAGCTAAGTTCACCtaaagttctgaaaatttgaatcaaatcttggctagtcaaaaacctcttTACGATAAAGCTGGGTTAggattttataaatctgaaaaatcacatATTGAAAACATTGCTTCATCTTCAAATGATGTAAAGTATCAAGACCCAACttactttaacaaaacagcaactccaagattttgtagactatgtaaccgaagtggtcattttccagttcaatgtttctttggtgaaagaataATTGGTGACaaagtttacaaagttgtttttgattacaatgatttgggacataagagatggtttaacgtgaaaggatccaagaaaatttggatacctaaggtcacttgagcttattttgtaggtatgtctagcatccaagaaaaaggaaaatatgtggtacatggatagcggatgctctaggcatatgaccggaaagacaaccttcttcataaagcttgatgaatatgatggagtaTTTGTCACATTCGGTgatgatgcaaaaggaaaaatagtggctgTTGGGAAAGTGGGTAAAAATCtctcatcttgtataaatgatgtccttcttgtacatggcttgaaacataacttacttagtgttagtcaattgtgtgatttggattttgaagttatttttaagaAGCTTGTTTGCTTAGTTGTTTGTGAGAAAATTGGGGATGTTCTATTTGAAGCTAAAAGATGCAATAATGTGTAAAAACTTACCTTAGAGGAACTAAAAGAACAAAATGTTACTTGTTTCACTTCCattgaatctgaaaaatagtTATAGTATAAGAAATTAGGACATGCTAGCAtgttttaaatttctaaacttGTAAAAAGAAACTTGGTTAGAGGTcttcccaaaataaaatttgacaaagacctcacttgtgatgcttgccaattgggtaaacaaactaaaaattcttttaaatccaAGAATGACATCTCTACCAAAAGACCATTGAAAATGCTACATATTGATCCTTTTGGTCCTACTAGGACTCAAAATCTAGGTGGTAAATATTATGATTTAGTGGTGGTTGATGACTTTACTAGGTTCGgatggatttttttttcttagccTATAAAAATGATGTTTTTTCTTGTGGTGgttgatgattactctagatttggttgggtacttttccttgctcataagaatgatgcATTTTATGCCTTCTCTacccttttcaaaaaaaattcaaaatgaaaaggatttgaaaattgcccatttgagaagtgatcacggaagagaatttgaaaatcaagactttgaaaaattctgtaaTGACTTGgggatttctcataatttttcatgtcctagaaccccccaacaaaatggggtggttaaaagaaggaatcgaagccttcaagaaatgactagggccatgctatgtgagaatgaaattcttaaatttttatgggctgaagctgtgaacacagcatgctatattttgaatagaacaatcattagaaaatggttaaagaaaactccttatgagctatggaaaggaatccctccaaatcttaagtacttccatgtttttggatgcaaatgctttGTTCTTAACAATAAGGAAAACcttggaaaatttgatccaaaatcatatgaaggaatgtttgttggatattctaccacaagcaaggcctatagagtttatctcaaagaatatagaaccatagaggaatccatacatgttactttttgtgattctaacttaattcccagTACTGTAAAGGATAATGAATCAGATTGTGAAGAAGATGGAACAAATAAAGAACATCCCAAATCtgtgcaaaatgaagaatcAGTTAGCCCAGTTTTTTCTCGTCAGATCGAAGGAGAACTTCCATTTTATCTCCTGAGCAGATACGagaaactgaaacagtgagaccaccagaagatcatcaaagctcaacacctgtccgaaagcctagagaatggaagtccatgaggggttatcctcatgacttcatcattggtgatccctctcaaggaataacaacaagatcctccacCAAAAGGCAANNNNNNNNNNNNNNNNNNNNNNNNNNNNNNNNNNNNNNNNNNNNNNNNNNNNNNNNNNNNNNNNNNNNNNNNNNNNNNNNNNNNNNNNNNNNNNNNNNNNNNNNNNNNNNNNNNNNNNNNNNNNNNNNNNNNNNNNNNNNNNNNNNNNNNNNNNNNNNNNNNNNNNNNNNNNNNNNNNNNNNNNNNNNNNNNNNNNNNNNNNNNNNNNNNNNNNNNNNNNNNNNNNNNNNNNNNNNNNNNNNNNNNNNNNNNNNNNNNNNNNNNNNNNNNNNNNNNNNNNNNNNNNNNNNNNNNNNNNNNNNNNNNNNNNNNNNNNNNNNNNNNNNNNNNNNNNNNNNNNNNNNNNNNNNNNNNNNNNNNNNNNNNNNNNNNNNNNNNNNNNNNNNNNNNNNNNNNNNNNNNNNNNNNNNNNNNNNNNNNNNNNNNNNNNNNNNNNNNNNNNNNNNNNNNNNNNNNNNNNNNNNNNNNNNNNNNNNNNNNNNNNNNNNNNNNNNNNNNNNNNNNNNNNNNNNNNNNNNNNNNNNNNNNNNNNNNNNNNNNNNNNNNNNNNNNNNNNNNNNNNNNNNNNNNNNNNNNNNNNNNNNNNNNNNNNNNNNNNNNNNNNNNNNNNNNNNNNNNNNNNNNNNNNNNNNNNNNNNNNNNNNNNNNNNNNNNNNNNNNNNNNNNNNNNNNNNNNNNNNNNNNNNNNNNNNNNNNNNNNNNNNNNNNNNNNNNNNNNNNNNNNNNNNNNNNNNNNNNNNNNNNNNNNNNNNNNNNNNNNNNNNNNNNNNNNNNNNNNNNNNNNNNNNNNNNNNNNNNNNNNNNNNNNNNNNNNNNNNNNNNNNNNNNNNNNNNNNNNNNNNNNNNNNNNNNNNNNNNNNNNNNNNNNNNNNNNNNNNNNNNNNNNNNNNNNNNNNNNNNNNNNNNNNNNNNNNNNNNNNNNNNNNNNNNNNNNNNNNNNNNNNNNNNNNNNNNNNNNNNNNNNNNNNNNNNNNNNNNNNNNNNNNNNNNNNNNNNNNNNNNNNNNNNNNNNNNNNNNNNNNNNNNNNNNNNNNNNNNNNNNNNNNNNNNNNNNNNNNNNNNNNNNNNNNNNNNNNNNNNNNNNNNNNNNNNNNNNNNNNNNNNNNNNNNNNNNNNNNNNNNNNNNNNNNNNNNNNNNNNNNNNaaatatcattttattagagaacatgtacAAAAGGgcactattgatattcaatttgtaaaatctgaagatcaacttgctgatatttttacaaaacccctctgtGAAGATAGATTCTGTTTGTTAAGGAAAAGTTTGGGAATGATTGATTTAAATCATGTTgaaaatttgtgaatttttaaTCTGACCGGTTTTATCTCGTAGGAATGGACGAGATAAAAACAAGGCATGCTGGAGGAGCCATGATTAAGGGGGAGGCTGCGCAGACTTTGCTTCTAATGGGCCCCACATAATCAAGTTTGACCCCTCATTGAATTTTTACTGGTTTCTCATTTTATGATGATCAAATCTTTTGATTGTCATTTCAAATCTCATTGGAAGTGgttattgtcaaatcaaatccctctctctctctccatctAATCCCTTGAAACTAggaaaccactttttcaaaacccCTTGGTTAATAACCGCACCATTATGGTTATTAACTTCCCCATCATCTCTCTCCAATCCTCATTAATTGCACCACTAACCTCCTCTCTCCTCACTCTCATTCGGCACTCCCACCCTTTCATATTCAACTTCTCCATTCCTCctaacatgaaaaagaaaacggcACAAAAGAGAAGTGGCCGAACCACCATTCCAAAAAGTCTACCGTTCTCATCACCTCAAACTCATACACATATCCATCTTCATTCTACCTCCTCTTCTACTCCATCACCTCCTTCCAAAAGGACCGAAACCATGCGTCGCAAAGTCATCGCTCACAAATCTTCAGGGAGAGGAAAGAACAAGGAGCCTAgcgttcaagaagaagaagaggaatcacATACTTCTCCACCACCATCACTGCCGAAAAGACCTACTTCAACCACAAAAAGCTCTCAGAAAAGGCCGAAAAGCTTTGTTCTGCATGATACAAGAGAACCTGCAAATTTGGAGTCTCTCGACTTCAAGAACAAATTTCACAAAACACACTCCCATTTTGATCCCTCTCGGTTCTACTCATGTGCTTTCTATGAATTTCATAAAGAGGTTTTGCTGAAACGCCCTCTCTGTCTTTCATACCTGGTAAATCTTGAGAAACTGGCAACCAAAGGAATCAACTTTTCTTCCATGTTTGATGCTCTGAAGTGGACTCCACTGCTTCACATTCCGAAACTTGTGTACCCGGGGCTGGTCCgggaattttatgcaaacatgCGTTTGATTGATGGCTCAATTCACTCTTACGTCAAACGTGTTTACATGACCCTCAATCCTCAAACCATAGGTGCTGCTCTTGGATATGAAGAAGAAGGGCCAAAAGTTTACATGGTTGATAAGTGGGATGATCAAGTTGGCATTGCACAACAAACGGTCTTGCAACACATCTGTGCAAATCTTTCTGGTTTGGATGGACTAATTCCAACTCATCGAGCGCTCAGTCCTGAGAACTCTCTGTTGCACCGTATCATCACTCACATTCTCACTCCACAAGGCGGTTCTCACCACAGAGTAACAGTTTCTGATTCTATCATTTTATTTGCTCTTCTTACTTCTTCCCAAATTTTATTTGCTTATGTTATGATACGCCATATGTGGGAAGCAGTGAAAAGTACAAAAAAGGCTAACCTTCCATATGGCATGTTTCTCACATGTATATTTGAGTATTTTAAGGTTGATTTGACTAATGAAACTGTTGAGAACAAGATTTCAATGATTAAAGGAGGAGGAATTTCGGGCAAGAAAGGCAAGAAATCTGTTCCCTCTAAACCATCTCTTAGTGATCTGGAGAGCCATCCTGAGCCCTCAAATGTTACTGCATCAATCCGGGAGGTTCTCAATGAGATGCGCAACATGTCTAAGTTAATGTTCAAATCCCACAAGACTGCCAGAAAATTGGAATATGAACAGGAAAGGGCCTGGAAGAAATGCCATGATAGAGTTGGCTTCATGATAAAGAGCTTTGATGATGAAATGGGAACAGGGGATTTTGAAGCTGATTCCGGTTCAGAATTCAATCTTTCTGATGATTGATGGctgctatttacttttatttgatATTGGCTTCATTAGGCTCAATCTATTTTTTGTATAAACATGACTTGATACTCACTGCTTTGTGATACTTTGATACACTCTTGTTACTCTGTTATGAATTTTTTGCTCTGTTAATCATGTTTTGTGCAGGTGCCCCTtggatgacaaaagggggaggaaaTTTATGttccaaaattgaaattggaacaAATAAAAACAGGGGATGAGAACAGGgttgaaattttcaaattgaaaattCATGATCACCCTGCATGTTGTTATTGCATTTGTTTACCATGATCATCGCTGATTGAACTGCATTTGGCTTCTGATTCATTCATCATGATCAGTTTATTTGGCATTTGGTTTATAatgatgtttaatttattttgatgccTGGCTGTTGATTCATCATTGATAAATTTGttggattaaaaatttatttttggcagttcctttaaaTTGTATAAAGTATCAAAAACTGCCTTATTTCGTTCTACAAATATTTTCCATCATGTTGTTTTGCTCTAATATATTAAATAGGAAAATGTTTGGATATTTTGATGTATGTAATAGTTGAGCAGAAAATCAATTTATGAtaacaaatgagttttgattgTCATCACattctgctcataaatcaagcattcaaCATCTCAAAATAAATATGTTGAATAACATTGCTGCTTGAAGCTTGATTTAAATGTCACAGGTTTagtgcttcccttggtaaaatagcatacatcaagggggagccatgtgataatttgaaagggggagaaattcaatCTTCAAAGGGAGTACTTGTACTCAaatctttcaaatttctttccattccaattttaataatgtttgtcatcaagggggagattgatgagtttggaaaactccaaattaatatttgtgatgaacaaacattattaaaatatttaattgcaaaattattaGTTCAATCTTCATTAATCATAtgttaattgataattttgtgatgcagtTTCTTAATTGGGCCGGAAAACAAAATGTTATTGCAACTGAgcccatatttatttttgatgaaAGCTTCCTGTGCTTGATCCGAAACCAAACTTACCAGGAAAGCAAATGCTTGAAGTTGGGCCAAAATGAAATCTATTGCTACCAAGCCCAACATTAATAAATGTTTCCATGCTTTATCCGAATCCATGAAGTAAAGAAAAAGGCCTAAatgcttccaacggattccaTTTCACTCTTTGGaaggatttgaattttaattcactAACATGGGGAACATGAGAGAGAAAATGTCAAAGTGATTTGATGGCAATTAATGGTAGCTTACACGCTACTACACAAAAGCATGGAGAAGTGCACCTAATTACTTTATTCATCATAACACTCATagctttgcttttgttttctctttcttctctctctccttctcttttcttcggCTATTACACAGGAAACCATGGAAGCTACACTAagctaccaaaaagaaaaagaagaagttgcaTGCATCAAGGCCATCAagttaatgatggcaagaaaaagaaaaccaaaagtatgttgtggctgagatAGTCACCAAATatggttagatttggtgaggtaatctcggatccttcatactcaaaaagaaggaagaagattcGGCCAAGCAAGgtgagattcttgaagcatggcttgtctttgattctgctcaaccaccacaggaagtagctagagtggcgaagtgatggctaaggcagagattgaagcagatgaagtcatcatcatcatgacgcatcaagggccagaaatccatcttggagagcaagccaaggatggagagctcggattgatgaagagtgatgatcaagaaaggactagaggtaattgcatgttgggttttgcatggttatctcttctctctctatgtagccgaaccggttctgtttcTTGAAataatctggatgattatagtgaaattccatcattgttgtgatggagactggatgtaggctgcactgcacttagcagctgaaccaggatatatctgggtgtaatcttctacCTCTCTTCCTACtcaattctgtttttactgttcagatgaaaaatcgaaaatgtctcgtgtcaagtgacgagacaaaatgaaaatgtcttgtggctagggacgagctaaaaacagaaaagtttcCTCTAAGTCCAGCAAGTGTTAACAAGCAAAAAGGGGACTAAGATTCAACctccccttctcttagccactgaaaccatcagaGGTCTAATGTTGAAGTTTGTAATGCTGACATTTTGAAAgtcatgaggattttgctatCAGGGATCCGATGATGGATCAGTATGAAGTTAACTCCGATGACGGAGACGATGCTGATGATGAACCAACAGAAATTTCTGATGATGGTGACGAGAAAGAAGAGATGAACTACTATGGTGACACGCAAATTGCTCTAACACACCTTACCATTTTTCGACCTTATGACCAGCTGAATCACTTCTCTAGGTTGAATCTCGATGCAATGACTTCGGATTGGTCGTTTATCCAGGAGGCCCCGAAGAGGATACAAGCAATAAGTTCGAGGTTGGACAACAATTtcagaacaaggaagaagtcaTATTAGCAGTTAAGAGGTACAACATCAGGAGGGGTGTGGAGTATAAAATAGTAGAGAGTGACCAGTTGAGGTATAATGTATAGTGTATCCAGTTTGGGACCAGTTGTTCTTGGAGCATACTCATATTATATCACCGAAAGCAAAAAAAACGGGAGGTTAGGAGATACACTGGTCCTCATACTTGCATGCAAATATCGATGGAGTAGGACTATCGTAAGTTGGATTCAAAGGTAATTGCTCAACATATTTTCACAATGGTCAAAGTAGATCCAACAATCAGCATCAAGATTCTGCAAGGAAGTGTGAAGAATCACTTCGGTTATAAGACGTCCTATAGAAAGGTTTGACTTGCAAAACAGAGAGTTATTGCTAGAATATATGGCGATTAGGAGGAGTCATACAACGAGCTTCCTCGTTGGTTATTCGCTATGCAAATGTACTTACCCAATAAGTTTCATTTCATTGTGGTTATTAAGTATACAAAAACTGCTACAATCTATATATGCTAACTGTTGATGGGTTTTTAGGTACTTTGGTGCAACTTGTGACATAGCCTTGGCCTGATTCAATCGATATTGTCATGTTTCATCGGGTTTTTTGGACTTTTTCACCGTGTGTTGAGGCTTTCAGGCATTGCAAACCACTCATTTCCATGAATGACACCCACTTATATGGTAAATATGGTGGGACGTTGTTGATGGCCATTGCTCAAGATTGCAATGCAAACATTTTATCTATTGCATTTGTCGTTGTTGAGAGTGAGACGAAGAAGGTTTAGGCGTTCTTTCTTTCGTATCTGCTATTGCATGTGACACTACAACCCGATGTTCATGATGCTGATCCCATTCAGGGTACGCCTGTAATGCCTAAGTCTTTGCTCGCCTCTGGCATTGTCTGGGGTGGTACTCAACCCACCTATAATATCGCAAATGATGCCACATTATTGCTCAATTTCATTAACTAATTAATGAATTTAACGAAGGGTTCTTACAAAAATAGATAATTCCTCTCAACCAACGAAAATTGATGAATATCAAATCCATTGAACCGTAGTAGCGAAATGTGGTGATAGACCCATGACAGCAGCAAGCTGACACAACCACCCAAATTGCGCTGACCATGTTCCGTGGCACAGCACATCTGGCGGTACAGCCATGCCAGCACAGCCGAGCCCCATGATAACCCGCCACATGTGTCAAGGTCCTCTAGGAGAGGGAGCCACCTGATGTGTACCCGAGAGTCAAATGCATCTGGGATTAAGATACCCCCGATCAACTGCATGATATACCCTTTCGTGTACCTCAACAGGCGCTCCTCAGCGGCGTCCTGCTCCAGCTCTCCGCATACCGTATTATGGAACCATGTGAGCTTGACAGTCCACTTGGTCTGTGACTGTTTGTCATCTGGGTCAGGAACAACACCCAGTAGCTGCTGGCAGAAGTCCTCAATAGACCGTCCCTGATGGTGCTACTCCTAACCACCTATGTATCCACTAATAGGACCACCGTCGATCTTGAGTCCCAACTGGTAGGTCACGTCCTGCAGAGTGATAGTCATCTCCCCGCTTGGTAGATAAAACGTGTGGGACTCAGGTCTCCACCTCTCTATCAATGCCGAGGCCAATGGCTAGTCTTGCTTGAACTCAAACATATGTGCCAGTACTCATACCCGTCTCGTCTGAGATATGGCCTAATTTACTCTGGCAGCCGTCTCATCAAATTCGTTTGGTACGCAAGATCCAAGTCGCCTACcaaacagaaataaaaaataaaaataaaaaagacagtgagcacataaaataacaaatttactgtttattaattacaataaaataaacaagagTGATAAAAGTGTACCACTCGATCAAATCCGCCAACAATATGCTCGGCCTGATCCAATCTGTAAAGCGTATCTTCGTAGCCCAATAACTGCTGCTTCATCTAACCATACtctagtaaaataaattaacatatGCTGAACTCAGTTCCTTTCACATTaactaaattcttaaaaaacatatttaaacCAACAAATTATCTACGTCACTCTTAATCAATTTATAAACttactaattaaaatttaacccAATTACATGAGGCCGTCAACTAACTCTATAAACATACTAATCAATAACTAAATGAACCCTAAATTTTACTAATCATGTTTCTTTCTAATCTAacttaactaattatttatctaattacCTTATAATTCACAACTTAAACTAACTATTCTGACTAAACTAATTAACAATTGACTAATAACTTATACTAATTAACATGTTATATACAATAAACAACAATTATACTTGAaaacaataacataaataacCTAACTAACATGTTATATactctaactaacatgtaaacaTTGAACAGTAACGCTAAATAACATTTACATAGTAactctaactaacatgtaaatATTAAACAGTAACTTTAACTAACATATAAACAATAACTATAACTAACATAAAAATAGTAACTCTAACTCTAACTAACATATTATTTACTGACCTAAAACTGACAATATCATGGATAACGAACTTCACAGACCTCGAAAGACATAAAATCTCGTACAGAAGAATCTGATCATCACAAGTGAAGGAGGAACAAAGTAGATTTGGAGGAGAGATTTGG from Arachis duranensis cultivar V14167 chromosome 4, aradu.V14167.gnm2.J7QH, whole genome shotgun sequence encodes:
- the LOC107482819 gene encoding protein MAIN-LIKE 2-like, whose product is MTITLQDVTYQLGLKIDGGPISGYIDDKQSQTKWTVKLTWFHNTVCGELEQDAAEERLLRYTKGYIMQLIGGILIPDAFDSRVHIRWLPLLEDLDTCGGLSWGSAVLAWLYRQMCCATEHGGLSTTPDNARGEQRLRHYRRTLNGISIMNIGL